One Fontisphaera persica DNA window includes the following coding sequences:
- a CDS encoding nitroreductase family protein, whose product MNFYDVIKTRRSVRLYHSTPVSPDKLERIWEAVRWAPSACNLQPWRFLLVKSDAMRARVSRYLQPWVMTAPLIIVGLGHRKLGWRRDGQSYHEVDVAIAFEHLVLAAAAEGLGTCWICAFDRQGMRLALNLDEDWDPVAVTPLGYPNDPTPRPPRKTIGDIVSEV is encoded by the coding sequence ATGAATTTTTACGATGTCATCAAGACGCGCCGCAGCGTGCGGCTCTATCATTCCACGCCGGTCAGTCCCGACAAACTGGAACGCATTTGGGAGGCCGTGCGGTGGGCGCCCTCGGCCTGCAATTTGCAGCCGTGGCGGTTTTTGTTGGTGAAAAGTGACGCCATGCGCGCCCGGGTGAGCCGCTATTTGCAGCCGTGGGTGATGACGGCGCCTTTGATTATTGTGGGCCTGGGGCATCGCAAGCTGGGTTGGCGGCGGGATGGCCAGAGTTACCACGAGGTGGATGTGGCCATTGCGTTCGAGCATCTGGTGCTGGCGGCGGCTGCCGAGGGGCTGGGCACGTGCTGGATATGCGCCTTTGACCGCCAGGGCATGCGGCTGGCGCTGAATCTGGATGAGGATTGGGACCCGGTGGCGGTGACCCCGCTGGGGTATCCGAATGACCCCACCCCGCGCCCGCCGCGCAAGACCATCGGGGACATTGTCAGTGAGGTTTAA
- the asnB gene encoding asparagine synthase (glutamine-hydrolyzing), with protein MCAICGFVHWDGRPVAPDVLAAMRDVMANRGPDHAGLWVQGPVGLGHRRLKIIDLSDQANQPMSNEDGSLWLVYNGEIYNFPELTRELKAAGHRFVSHCDTEVILHGYEEWGEGVVERLDGMFAFGLWDARRQQLLLARDRFGKKPLYYTQQGQRLAFASDIKAFRRDPEMTLRLNPAAIDCYLHHLATTQEQCIYCEVQKVKPAHYGVFSAAGVRWVRYWQPPFGHKLALREPEWLERIEAALRRAVRRRLISDVPLGAFLSGGVDSSLVVALMSQVSGGPVRTFSVGFREQDYSELHYARLVAARYGTAHEEIMLQPDVLGILPSLVWEFGEPFADSSAIPAFYVAQAARRSVTVALSGDGGDEMFGGYDIARAAWAAWWYERCTPGPARRMMDEVLLQRERVEQVPLLRKLSTVAIHASRDPGTRHSLSMAFGPREKAQLYRDAFRHLLQDEPALEVFAVWQPEIAALHPVDRHLFLTMVTRLPNDYLVKVDVASMKVALELRCPFLDTAVAELAGSIDPLCKVRHGRQKYLLKKLAARHLPHEVIYRRKQGFALPLEHWLRREWVPWLRRWLPAGHLVATGWFDASAIHQFIEEHARGKANHTHRLWALVWLELWWQMFVEGTLKPGDRLSLEGP; from the coding sequence ATGTGCGCCATATGCGGCTTTGTGCATTGGGATGGACGCCCGGTTGCGCCGGACGTGCTGGCGGCCATGCGCGATGTGATGGCCAATCGCGGGCCGGATCATGCGGGCTTGTGGGTGCAGGGGCCGGTGGGGTTGGGGCATCGGCGGCTGAAAATCATTGACTTGTCGGACCAGGCCAATCAGCCGATGTCCAATGAGGACGGCTCCCTGTGGCTGGTGTACAACGGGGAGATTTACAATTTTCCGGAATTGACCCGCGAGCTGAAGGCGGCGGGGCATCGCTTTGTTTCCCACTGCGACACCGAGGTCATCCTGCATGGTTATGAAGAATGGGGCGAGGGGGTGGTGGAGCGGCTGGACGGCATGTTTGCCTTTGGTTTGTGGGATGCGCGGCGGCAGCAATTGTTGCTGGCGCGTGACCGGTTCGGCAAGAAGCCTCTCTATTACACCCAGCAAGGGCAGCGTCTGGCTTTTGCCTCCGATATCAAAGCCTTTCGCCGGGACCCTGAAATGACGCTTCGGCTCAACCCGGCGGCCATTGATTGTTACTTGCATCACCTGGCCACGACGCAGGAGCAATGCATTTATTGCGAGGTGCAGAAGGTCAAACCGGCGCACTATGGCGTTTTTTCCGCCGCCGGGGTGCGCTGGGTGCGCTATTGGCAGCCGCCGTTTGGGCACAAGCTGGCGTTGCGCGAGCCAGAATGGCTGGAGCGCATTGAGGCGGCCTTGCGGCGGGCGGTGCGCCGGCGGTTAATCAGTGATGTGCCCTTGGGAGCTTTTCTGAGCGGCGGGGTGGATTCAAGTCTGGTGGTGGCGCTGATGAGCCAGGTGTCCGGCGGGCCGGTGCGGACGTTTTCCGTCGGTTTTCGCGAACAAGATTATTCGGAGCTGCATTATGCGCGGCTGGTGGCGGCGCGCTATGGGACGGCGCATGAGGAAATCATGCTGCAGCCGGATGTGCTGGGCATTCTGCCGTCGCTGGTGTGGGAATTTGGCGAGCCCTTTGCGGATTCCTCGGCCATTCCGGCATTTTATGTGGCCCAGGCGGCGCGGCGGTCGGTGACGGTGGCGTTGTCTGGCGATGGGGGGGACGAAATGTTCGGAGGGTATGACATTGCGCGGGCGGCGTGGGCGGCGTGGTGGTACGAGCGCTGCACGCCCGGCCCCGCGCGCCGGATGATGGACGAGGTGTTGCTGCAGCGGGAGCGGGTGGAGCAGGTTCCCCTGTTGCGCAAGCTCAGCACGGTGGCCATTCACGCCAGCCGGGACCCGGGTACGCGGCACAGTCTCTCGATGGCTTTTGGGCCGCGGGAGAAGGCGCAGCTCTATCGCGACGCTTTTCGCCATCTGCTGCAGGACGAGCCGGCGCTGGAGGTGTTTGCCGTGTGGCAGCCGGAGATAGCGGCGTTGCATCCGGTGGACCGCCATTTATTCCTGACCATGGTGACGCGATTGCCAAACGATTACCTGGTGAAGGTGGATGTGGCCTCCATGAAGGTGGCGCTGGAATTGCGCTGTCCGTTTCTGGATACAGCGGTGGCGGAGCTGGCGGGGTCCATTGACCCGCTGTGCAAGGTGCGGCACGGCCGGCAAAAGTATCTGTTGAAGAAACTGGCGGCGCGGCATTTGCCGCACGAGGTGATTTACCGGCGCAAGCAGGGTTTTGCGCTGCCGTTGGAACACTGGCTGCGGCGGGAATGGGTGCCGTGGCTGCGGCGCTGGCTGCCGGCGGGGCATCTGGTGGCCACGGGGTGGTTTGATGCTTCGGCGATACACCAATTCATTGAGGAGCACGCCCGCGGAAAGGCCAATCACACGCATCGGCTGTGGGCTTTGGTGTGGCTGGAGCTGTGGTGGCAGATGTTTGTGGAAGGCACCTTGAAGCCGGGGGACCGGTTGAGCCTGGAGGGTCCTTGA
- a CDS encoding methylated-DNA--[protein]-cysteine S-methyltransferase, giving the protein MMRPPGTGVWVLVFSSSWGKWLVSYGEAGLRAIEFPGADAREVSSAVPGCVADWHQLTCRVLQAILEGRSVLQRPPLDWSGATAFQRAVWEALLTIPTGEVRTYADIARQMGRPRAARAVGAACGANPLPLMVPCHRVVAAGGWLGGFSAGLSWKEKLLKLEGHKIAHSRLVLW; this is encoded by the coding sequence ATGATGAGGCCGCCTGGCACCGGCGTTTGGGTTTTGGTTTTCTCTTCTTCGTGGGGAAAGTGGCTTGTCAGCTATGGGGAGGCGGGGTTGCGTGCGATTGAATTTCCCGGCGCCGATGCGCGTGAGGTTTCCTCCGCCGTGCCGGGATGCGTGGCCGATTGGCACCAGCTCACCTGCCGGGTGCTGCAAGCCATTTTGGAGGGCCGCTCCGTGCTTCAACGACCGCCGCTGGATTGGTCCGGCGCCACGGCTTTCCAGCGGGCGGTGTGGGAGGCGTTGTTGACGATTCCAACGGGCGAGGTGCGCACTTACGCAGACATTGCGCGCCAGATGGGCCGGCCCCGGGCAGCGCGGGCCGTGGGCGCGGCTTGCGGGGCCAATCCCCTGCCATTGATGGTGCCATGTCACCGCGTGGTGGCCGCCGGGGGGTGGTTGGGAGGTTTTTCCGCAGGTTTATCGTGGAAGGAAAAGCTGTTGAAATTAGAAGGACATAAAATTGCTCACTCCCGGCTGGTTTTATGGTAG